One Solanum lycopersicum chromosome 4, SLM_r2.1 DNA window includes the following coding sequences:
- the LOC101244176 gene encoding magnesium-chelatase subunit ChlH, chloroplastic — translation MASLVSSPFTLPNSKVEHLSSISQKHYFLHSFLPKKTNPTFSKSPKKFQCNAIGNGLFTQTTQEVRRIVPENLKGLATVKIVYVVLEAQYQSALTAAVQTLNKNGEFASFEVVGYLVEELRDENAYKTFCKDLEDANIFIGSLIFVEELALKVKSAVEKERDRLDAVLVFPSMPEVMRLNKLGSFSMSQLGQSKSPFFQLFKKKKSSAGFSDQMLKLVRTLPKVLKYLPSDKAQDARLYILSLQFWLGGSPDNLVNFLKMVSGSYVPALKGVKMDYSDPVLYLDSGIWHPLAPCMYDDVKEYLNWYATRRDTNEKLKSSSAPVIGLVLQRSHIVTGDESHYVAVIMELEARGAKVIPIFAGGLDFSGPVERYFIDPITKKPFVNSVVSLTGFALVGGPARQDHPRAIEALTKLDVPYIVALPLVFQTTEEWLNSTLGLHPIQVALQVALPELDGGMEPIVFSGRDPRTGKSHALHKRVEQLCTRAIKWGELKRKSKAEKKLAITVFSFPPDKGNVGTAAYLNVFASIYSVLKDLKKDGYNVEGLPETSAELIEEVIHDKEAQFSSPNLNVAYKMNVREYQKLTPYATALEENWGKAPGNLNSDGENLLVYGKQYGNVFIGVQPTFGYEGDPMRLLFSKSASPHHGFAAYYSFVEKIFKADAVLHFGTHGSLEFMPGKQVGMSDACFPDSLIGNIPNVYYYAANNPSEATIAKRRSYANTISYLTPPAENAGLYKGLKQLSELIASYQSLKDSGRGPQIVSSIISTARQCNLDKDVDLPDEEKEIDAKERDLVVGKVYAKIMEIESRLLPCGLHIIGEPPTAMEAVATLVNIAALDRAEDDISSLPSILAATVGRNIEEIYRGNDNGVLRDVELLRQITEASRGAISAFVERSTNNKGQVVDNSDKLTSLLGFSINEPWIQYLSNTQFYRADREKLRVLFQFLGECLKLIVANNEVGSLKQALEGKYVEPGPGGDPIRNPKVLPTGKNIHALDPQAIPTTAALQSAKIVVERLLERQKIDNGGKYPETVALVLWGTDNIKTYGESLAQVMWMIGVRPVADTLGRVNRVEPVSLEELGRPRVDVVVNCSGVFRDLFINQMNLLDRGIKMVAELDEPEDQNFVRKHALEQAKTLGIDVREAATRVFSNASGSYSSNINLAVENSSWNDEKQLQDMYLSRKSFAFDCDAPGAGMMEKRKVFEMALSTADATFQNLDSSEISLTDVSHYFDSDPTNLVQNLRKDGKKPSAYIADTTTANAQVRTLSETVRLDARTKLLNPKWYEGMLSTGYEGVREIEKRLTNTVGWSATSGQVDNWVYEEANTTFIKDEEMLNRLMNTNPNSFRKLLQTFLEANGRGYWDTSEENIEKLKQLYSEVEDKIEGIDR, via the exons ATGGCTTCTTTGGTTTCTTCACCATTTACATTACCAAACTCAAAAGTAGAACACCTTTCatcaatttctcaaaagcatTACTTTCTTCACTCTTTTCTTCCCAAGAAAACAAACCCCACTTTCTCAAAATCACCCAAAAAGTTCCAATGTAATGCTATTGGAAATGGTTTGTTTACACAAACAACTCAAGAAGTTAGGAGGATTGTACCAGAAAACCTTAAAGGTCTTGCTACTGTGAAGATAGTGTATGTGGTGTTGGAAGCTCAGTACCAATCAGCTCTCACTGCTGCTGTTCAGACACTGAACAAGAATGGTGAGTTTGCTTCTTTTGAGGTTGTGGGGTATTTGGTTGAGGAGCTTAGAGATGAGAATGCTTATAAAACTTTCTGTAAAGATCTTGAGGATGCAAATATCTTTATTGGGTCATTAATTTTTGTGGAAGAATTGGCTTTAAAGGTTAAGTCTGCAGTGGAGAAAGAAAGGGATAGGCTTGATGCTGTTCTTGTATTTCCATCAATGCCTGAAGTGATGAGGCTGAACAAGTTGGGATCTTTTAGTATGTCTCAGTTGGGGCAATCAAAAAGTCCATTTTTTCAGcttttcaagaagaagaaatcttCTGCTGGTTTTTCTGATCAGATGTTGAAGCTTGTGAGGACATTACCTAAGGTCTTGAAGTACTTGCCAAGTGACAAGGCTCAAGATGCTAGGTTGTATATACTAAGTTTGCAGTTTTGGCTTGGAGGTTCACCTGATAATTTGGTGAATTTCTTGAAAATGGTGTCTGGTTCTTATGTTCCTGCATTAAAAGGGGTGAAAATGGACTATTCGGATCCTGTTTTGTACTTGGATAGTGGAATTTGGCACCCTTTGGCTCCTTGTATGTATGATGATGTGAAGGAGTATTTGAATTGGTATGCAACAAGGAGGGATACTAATGAGAAACTCAAGAGTTCTAGTGCTCCTGTTATTGGGCTTGTTTTGCAAAGGAGTCATATTGTCACTGGTGATGAAAGTCACTATGTGGCTGTGATCATGGAATTAGAGGCAAGAGGGGCTAAAGTTATCCCAATTTTCGCCGGGGGGCTAGACTTTTCCGGGCCAGTTGAGAGATACTTCATTGATCCCATCACAAAGAAGCCTTTTGTAAATTCAGTAGTATCACTTACTGGTTTTGCTCTTGTTGGAGGGCCAGCAAGACaggaccatccaagggctatCGAGGCATTGACAAAGCTTGATGTGCCTTACATTGTGGCGTTGCCTTTGGTCTTCCAGACAACAGAAGAATGGTTGAACAGCACTTTGGGGTTGCACCCAATTCAGGTGGCTCTACAAGTTGCTCTACCTGAGCTGGATGGAGGCATGGAGCCTATCGTATTCTCTGGACGGGATCCAAGAACAG GGAAATCACATGCTCTTCACAAAAGAGTTGAGCAGCTATGCACCAGGGCAATCAAATGGGGAGAGTTAAAGAGAAAATCAAAG GCTGAGAAGAAGTTGGCAATCACTGTTTTCAGCTTTCCCCCAGACAAAGGCAATGTCGGAACTGCTGCATACTTGAATGTCTTTGCTTCCATATACTCTGTTCTCAAAGATCTCAAGAAAGATGGCTACAACGTTGAGGGGCTACCTGAAACTTCTGCTGAACTGATTGAAGAAGTAATTCATGACAAAGAAGCTCAGTTCAGCAGTCCAAATCTTAATGTAGCTTACAAGATGAATGTCCGAGAATACCAGAAGCTAACCCCCTATGCCACTGCTCTTGAAGAGAACTGGGGGAAAGCACCTGGTAATCTGAACTCTGATGGAGAGAACCTCTTGGTATATGGAAAACAGTATGGAAATGTATTTATCGGTGTTCAGCCTACATTTGGATACGAAGGTGACCCGATGAGACTTCTGTTCTCCAAATCAGCTAGCCCTCACCATGGTTTTGCTGCATACTATTCCTTTGTGGAGAAAATTTTCAAAGCTGATGCAGTTCTCCACTTTGGTACTCATGGTTCTCTTGAGTTCATGCCAGGAAAACAGGTGGGAATGAGCGATGCATGTTTCCCAGATAGTCTCATTGGAAACATTCCAAATGTCTATTACTATGCAGCAAACAATCCATCCGAAGCAACTATTGCCAAACGAAGGAGTTATGCAAATACCATTAGCTACTTGACTCCCCCTGCTGAGAATGCCGGACTCTACAAGGGACTCAAGCAGCTTAGTGAGCTCATTGCTTCGTACCAATCACTGAAAGACTCAGGTCGTGGCCCTCAGATTGTGAGCTCTATCATTAGTACTGCTAGACAGTGTAATCTTGACAAGGACGTTGATCTTCCAGATGAAGAGAAGGAAATAGATGCCAAAGAACGTGACCTTGTGGTAGGAAAAGTATATGCTAAGATTATGGAGATTGAGTCTCGTCTTCTGCCCTGTGGACTTCACATCATTGGTGAACCTCCAACCGCCATGGAGGCAGTTGCCACTCTTGTCAACATTGCTGCATTGGACCGTGCTGAAGATGATATTTCTTCCCTTCCATCTATTCTGGCTGCCACAGTTGGCAGAAATATTGAGGAGATCTATCGAGGAAATGACAATGGAGTCTTGCGAGATGTGGAGCTGCTTCGTCAAATTACTGAGGCATCACGTGGAGCAATATCAGCCTTCGTTGAACGCTCAACCAACAACAAGGGTCAGGTTGTTGACAATTCTGACAAGCTGACCTCACTCCTTGGTTTTTCTATTAATGAACCATGGATCCAGTATTTATCAAACACCCAATTCTACAGAGCTGATAGGGAAAAGCTCAGAGTCCTGTTTCAGTTCTTGGGAGAGTGTCTGAAGCTAATTGTGGCTAATAACGAGGTGGGAAGTTTGAAACAGGCTCTTGAAGGGAAATATGTTGAACCAGGTCCTGGAGGGGATCCAATCAGAAATCCGAAAGTTTTGCCTACAGGGAAAAACATCCATGCTTTGGACCCACAGGCTATTCCCACAACAGCAGCACTGCAGAGCGCCAAGATAGTGGTTGAAAGATTGTTGGAGAGGCAAAAGATTGACAACGGGGGCAAGTACCCGGAAACTGTTGCTCTGGTGCTTTGGGGAACAGATAACATCAAGACTTATGGAGAGTCGTTGGCACAGGTTATGTGGATGATTGGTGTTAGGCCAGTTGCAGACACACTTGGACGCGTTAACCGAGTGGAACCAGTTAGTCTTGAAGAGCTTGGAAGGCCTAGAGTTGATGTTGTTGTCAACTGCTCCGGGGTGTTCAGGGATCTCTTCATCAATCAG ATGAATCTCCTTGACCGAGGAATCAAGATGGTTGCTGAGCTTGATGAACCGGAAGACCAAAACTTTGTCAGGAAACATGCACTAGAACAGGCAAAAACACTCGGAATTGATGTTCGTGAAGCAGCTACTAGGGTCTTCTCAAACGCTTCGGGTTCTTACTCTTCCAACATCAACCTAGCTGTTGAGAACTCATCATGGAACGACGAGAAGCAACTTCAAGACATGTACTTGAGCCGAAAGTCATTTGCATTTGACTGTGATGCTCCTGGTGCTGGCATGATGGAGAAGAGGAAAGTTTTTGAGATGGCTCTAAGCACAGCTGATGCCACGTTCCAGAACCTCGACTCATCAGAAATTTCACTCACAGACGTTAGTCACTACTTCGATTCAGATCCAACCAACCTCGTTCAGAACCTCAGGAAGGATGGCAAGAAACCTAGTGCATACATTGCTGACACCACTACTGCTAATGCTCAG GTACGTACGTTGTCTGAGACTGTGAGGCTAGATGCAAGGACAAAGTTGTTGAACCCCAAGTGGTATGAAGGCATGCTGTCCACTGGCTACGAGGGTGTTCGTGAGATTGAGAAACGATTGACCAACACAGTGGGGTGGAGTGCAACTTCAGGCCAAGTTGACAATTGGGTGTATGAAGAAGCCAACACAACATTCATCAAAGATGAAGAGATGTTGAACAGGCTTATGAACACAAATCCAAATTCTTTCAGGAAGTTGCTTCAGACATTCTTGGAGGCCAACGGGCGTGGATACTGGGATACTTCTGAAGAGAACATTGAGAAACTCAAGCAATTGTACTCAGAAGTCGAAGACAAGATTGAAGGAATAGACCGATAA